A window of the Equus asinus isolate D_3611 breed Donkey chromosome 20, EquAss-T2T_v2, whole genome shotgun sequence genome harbors these coding sequences:
- the PALM gene encoding paralemmin-1 isoform X4, giving the protein MLPGPWEVQRSRVLVAETTSQQERLQAIAEKRRRQAEMENQRRQLEDARRQLQHLKSKALRERWLLEGAPCSASDGDEDLRRQMEADEQRARLLEEAIGRLEKEIEVLENADAAPATAREPAAAPSPAQEEEKAEVVVNSQQSPVGTPKEKRVSTPARTAAGATMMKAVVHAVDGTAMNGIHPLSSSEVDELIHKADEVTLSEAGSAAGSAETQGAPEEAVRTTPSRREITGVQAQPGEATSGPPGIQPGQEPPVTMIFMGYQNVEDEAETQKVLGLQDTITAELVVIEDAAEPKEPAPPNGSAAEPPAAAAPREENQVGPEAPASEPQDLDMKKHRCKCCSIM; this is encoded by the exons ATGCTGCCGGGCCCATGGGAGGTGCAGAGGAGCAG GGTCCTGGTGGCAGAGACCACGTCCCAGCAGGAGCGGCTCCAGGCCATTGCT GAGAAGCGCAGGCGGCAGGCGGAGATGGAGAACCAGCGGCGGCAGCTGGAGGACGCGCGGCGGCAGCTGCAGCATCTGAAg TCCAAGGCGCTGCGGGAGCGCTGGCTGCTGGAGGGCGCACCGTGCTCGGCGTCGGACGGGGACGAGGACCTGCGGAGGCAGATGGAGGCGGACGAGCAGAGGGCGCGGCTGCTGGAGGAGGCCATCGGCAG GCTGGAGAAGGAGATCGAGGTGCTGGAGAACGCGGACGCGGCCCCCGCCACCGCCAGGGAGCCCGCGGCGGCCCCCAGCCCggcccaggaggaggagaaggcggAGGTGGTGGTGAATTCCCAGCAG AGCCCGGTGGGCACGCCCAAAG AGAAGCGCGTCTCCACGCCCGCGAGGACGGCCGCAGGCGCCACCATGATGAAAGCAG TGGTCCACGCCGTGGACGGCACCGCCATGAACGGGATCCACCCGCTGAGCTCTTCCGAGGTGGACGAACTCATCCACAAGGCGGACGAGGTCACGCTGAGCGAGGCGGGGTCCGCGGCCGGGTCGGCGGAGACCCAGGGGGCCCCGGAGGAGGCCGTGCGGACCACGCCCTCCAGGCGGGAGATCACTGGGGTGCAGGCGCAGCCGGGCGAGGCCACCTCGGGCCCCCCGGGCATCCAGCCTGGCCAGGAGCCCCCCGTCACCATGATCTTCATGGGCTATCAGAACGTGGAGGACGAGGCCGAGACCCAGAAGGTGCTGGGCCTGCAGGACACCATCACCGCGGAGCTGGTGGTCATTGAGGACGCGGCCGAGCCCAAGGAGCCCGCCCCGCCCAACGGCAGCGCCGCCGAGCCCCCGGCCGCCGCGGCCCCCCGGGAAGAGAACCAGGTGGGGCCCGAGGCCCCCGCCAGCGAGCCCCAGGACCTCGACATGAAGAAACACCGCTGTAAATGCTGCTCCATCATGTGA
- the PALM gene encoding paralemmin-1 isoform X3, whose protein sequence is MEVLVAETTSQQERLQAIAEKRRRQAEMENQRRQLEDARRQLQHLKSKALRERWLLEGAPCSASDGDEDLRRQMEADEQRARLLEEAIGRLEKEIEVLENADAAPATAREPAAAPSPAQEEEKAEVVVNSQQSPVGTPKEKRVSTPARTAAGATMMKAVVHAVDGTAMNGIHPLSSSEVDELIHKADEVTLSEAGSAAGSAETQGAPEEAVRTTPSRREITGVQAQPGEATSGPPGIQPGQEPPVTMIFMGYQNVEDEAETQKVLGLQDTITAELVVIEDAAEPKEPAPPNGSAAEPPAAAAPREENQVGPEAPASEPQDLDMKKHRCKCCSIM, encoded by the exons ATGGA GGTCCTGGTGGCAGAGACCACGTCCCAGCAGGAGCGGCTCCAGGCCATTGCT GAGAAGCGCAGGCGGCAGGCGGAGATGGAGAACCAGCGGCGGCAGCTGGAGGACGCGCGGCGGCAGCTGCAGCATCTGAAg TCCAAGGCGCTGCGGGAGCGCTGGCTGCTGGAGGGCGCACCGTGCTCGGCGTCGGACGGGGACGAGGACCTGCGGAGGCAGATGGAGGCGGACGAGCAGAGGGCGCGGCTGCTGGAGGAGGCCATCGGCAG GCTGGAGAAGGAGATCGAGGTGCTGGAGAACGCGGACGCGGCCCCCGCCACCGCCAGGGAGCCCGCGGCGGCCCCCAGCCCggcccaggaggaggagaaggcggAGGTGGTGGTGAATTCCCAGCAG AGCCCGGTGGGCACGCCCAAAG AGAAGCGCGTCTCCACGCCCGCGAGGACGGCCGCAGGCGCCACCATGATGAAAGCAG TGGTCCACGCCGTGGACGGCACCGCCATGAACGGGATCCACCCGCTGAGCTCTTCCGAGGTGGACGAACTCATCCACAAGGCGGACGAGGTCACGCTGAGCGAGGCGGGGTCCGCGGCCGGGTCGGCGGAGACCCAGGGGGCCCCGGAGGAGGCCGTGCGGACCACGCCCTCCAGGCGGGAGATCACTGGGGTGCAGGCGCAGCCGGGCGAGGCCACCTCGGGCCCCCCGGGCATCCAGCCTGGCCAGGAGCCCCCCGTCACCATGATCTTCATGGGCTATCAGAACGTGGAGGACGAGGCCGAGACCCAGAAGGTGCTGGGCCTGCAGGACACCATCACCGCGGAGCTGGTGGTCATTGAGGACGCGGCCGAGCCCAAGGAGCCCGCCCCGCCCAACGGCAGCGCCGCCGAGCCCCCGGCCGCCGCGGCCCCCCGGGAAGAGAACCAGGTGGGGCCCGAGGCCCCCGCCAGCGAGCCCCAGGACCTCGACATGAAGAAACACCGCTGTAAATGCTGCTCCATCATGTGA
- the PALM gene encoding paralemmin-1 isoform X2 — MLPGPWEVQRSRVLVAETTSQQERLQAIAEKRRRQAEMENQRRQLEDARRQLQHLKSKALRERWLLEGAPCSASDGDEDLRRQMEADEQRARLLEEAIGRLEKEIEVLENADAAPATAREPAAAPSPAQEEEKAEVVVNSQQSPVGTPKEKRVSTPARTAAGATMMKAAMYSVQITVEKDKVTGETRVLSSTTSLPREPLPQGIKVYEDETKVVHAVDGTAMNGIHPLSSSEVDELIHKADEVTLSEAGSAAGSAETQGAPEEAVRTTPSRREITGVQAQPGEATSGPPGIQPGQEPPVTMIFMGYQNVEDEAETQKVLGLQDTITAELVVIEDAAEPKEPAPPNGSAAEPPAAAAPREENQVGPEAPASEPQDLDMKKHRCKCCSIM, encoded by the exons ATGCTGCCGGGCCCATGGGAGGTGCAGAGGAGCAG GGTCCTGGTGGCAGAGACCACGTCCCAGCAGGAGCGGCTCCAGGCCATTGCT GAGAAGCGCAGGCGGCAGGCGGAGATGGAGAACCAGCGGCGGCAGCTGGAGGACGCGCGGCGGCAGCTGCAGCATCTGAAg TCCAAGGCGCTGCGGGAGCGCTGGCTGCTGGAGGGCGCACCGTGCTCGGCGTCGGACGGGGACGAGGACCTGCGGAGGCAGATGGAGGCGGACGAGCAGAGGGCGCGGCTGCTGGAGGAGGCCATCGGCAG GCTGGAGAAGGAGATCGAGGTGCTGGAGAACGCGGACGCGGCCCCCGCCACCGCCAGGGAGCCCGCGGCGGCCCCCAGCCCggcccaggaggaggagaaggcggAGGTGGTGGTGAATTCCCAGCAG AGCCCGGTGGGCACGCCCAAAG AGAAGCGCGTCTCCACGCCCGCGAGGACGGCCGCAGGCGCCACCATGATGAAAGCAG CCATGTACTCGGTGCAGATCACGGTGGAGAAGGACAAGGTGACCGGGGAGACCCGGGTGCTGTCCAGCACCACCTCGCTCCCCCGGGAGCCGCTCCCCCAGGGCATCAAGGTGTACGAGGACGAGACCAAAG TGGTCCACGCCGTGGACGGCACCGCCATGAACGGGATCCACCCGCTGAGCTCTTCCGAGGTGGACGAACTCATCCACAAGGCGGACGAGGTCACGCTGAGCGAGGCGGGGTCCGCGGCCGGGTCGGCGGAGACCCAGGGGGCCCCGGAGGAGGCCGTGCGGACCACGCCCTCCAGGCGGGAGATCACTGGGGTGCAGGCGCAGCCGGGCGAGGCCACCTCGGGCCCCCCGGGCATCCAGCCTGGCCAGGAGCCCCCCGTCACCATGATCTTCATGGGCTATCAGAACGTGGAGGACGAGGCCGAGACCCAGAAGGTGCTGGGCCTGCAGGACACCATCACCGCGGAGCTGGTGGTCATTGAGGACGCGGCCGAGCCCAAGGAGCCCGCCCCGCCCAACGGCAGCGCCGCCGAGCCCCCGGCCGCCGCGGCCCCCCGGGAAGAGAACCAGGTGGGGCCCGAGGCCCCCGCCAGCGAGCCCCAGGACCTCGACATGAAGAAACACCGCTGTAAATGCTGCTCCATCATGTGA
- the PALM gene encoding paralemmin-1 isoform X1, with protein sequence MEVLVAETTSQQERLQAIAEKRRRQAEMENQRRQLEDARRQLQHLKSKALRERWLLEGAPCSASDGDEDLRRQMEADEQRARLLEEAIGRLEKEIEVLENADAAPATAREPAAAPSPAQEEEKAEVVVNSQQSPVGTPKEKRVSTPARTAAGATMMKAAMYSVQITVEKDKVTGETRVLSSTTSLPREPLPQGIKVYEDETKVVHAVDGTAMNGIHPLSSSEVDELIHKADEVTLSEAGSAAGSAETQGAPEEAVRTTPSRREITGVQAQPGEATSGPPGIQPGQEPPVTMIFMGYQNVEDEAETQKVLGLQDTITAELVVIEDAAEPKEPAPPNGSAAEPPAAAAPREENQVGPEAPASEPQDLDMKKHRCKCCSIM encoded by the exons ATGGA GGTCCTGGTGGCAGAGACCACGTCCCAGCAGGAGCGGCTCCAGGCCATTGCT GAGAAGCGCAGGCGGCAGGCGGAGATGGAGAACCAGCGGCGGCAGCTGGAGGACGCGCGGCGGCAGCTGCAGCATCTGAAg TCCAAGGCGCTGCGGGAGCGCTGGCTGCTGGAGGGCGCACCGTGCTCGGCGTCGGACGGGGACGAGGACCTGCGGAGGCAGATGGAGGCGGACGAGCAGAGGGCGCGGCTGCTGGAGGAGGCCATCGGCAG GCTGGAGAAGGAGATCGAGGTGCTGGAGAACGCGGACGCGGCCCCCGCCACCGCCAGGGAGCCCGCGGCGGCCCCCAGCCCggcccaggaggaggagaaggcggAGGTGGTGGTGAATTCCCAGCAG AGCCCGGTGGGCACGCCCAAAG AGAAGCGCGTCTCCACGCCCGCGAGGACGGCCGCAGGCGCCACCATGATGAAAGCAG CCATGTACTCGGTGCAGATCACGGTGGAGAAGGACAAGGTGACCGGGGAGACCCGGGTGCTGTCCAGCACCACCTCGCTCCCCCGGGAGCCGCTCCCCCAGGGCATCAAGGTGTACGAGGACGAGACCAAAG TGGTCCACGCCGTGGACGGCACCGCCATGAACGGGATCCACCCGCTGAGCTCTTCCGAGGTGGACGAACTCATCCACAAGGCGGACGAGGTCACGCTGAGCGAGGCGGGGTCCGCGGCCGGGTCGGCGGAGACCCAGGGGGCCCCGGAGGAGGCCGTGCGGACCACGCCCTCCAGGCGGGAGATCACTGGGGTGCAGGCGCAGCCGGGCGAGGCCACCTCGGGCCCCCCGGGCATCCAGCCTGGCCAGGAGCCCCCCGTCACCATGATCTTCATGGGCTATCAGAACGTGGAGGACGAGGCCGAGACCCAGAAGGTGCTGGGCCTGCAGGACACCATCACCGCGGAGCTGGTGGTCATTGAGGACGCGGCCGAGCCCAAGGAGCCCGCCCCGCCCAACGGCAGCGCCGCCGAGCCCCCGGCCGCCGCGGCCCCCCGGGAAGAGAACCAGGTGGGGCCCGAGGCCCCCGCCAGCGAGCCCCAGGACCTCGACATGAAGAAACACCGCTGTAAATGCTGCTCCATCATGTGA